In Anseongella ginsenosidimutans, one genomic interval encodes:
- a CDS encoding Gfo/Idh/MocA family protein produces the protein MDQKKITVVIVGMGFGKEFIPIYQQHPNIKAVGICTRNEKTIDELVTKFNLDRNLCFTNFEDVPGREDVDAIHIVTPVPEHAQMTLASLNANKHTACTIPMATSVEDCRAIVEAKRRTGKVYMMMETALYTREFLYGLELANSGQLGRIQFVRGSHIQDMSMEGWAEYWKGFPPMHNGTHAISPLLRINNTKAETVVCHGSGRLSEDLASRYGSPFAVETATFTLKNSDVIAEATRSLFDVVRQYRESYDVYGTKMSFEWEQLQDEDHVIFDGGENARRIAVPDTDQLLINEIANFTKREKIDDPNHVSFLQGAGHGGSHPHLVQEFVAAIVENRNSAVDADLAANYTCAGICAHESAMNNGKRISIPDFE, from the coding sequence ATGGATCAGAAGAAAATCACTGTGGTAATTGTAGGAATGGGTTTTGGCAAGGAATTTATCCCTATTTACCAGCAACATCCCAATATTAAGGCGGTTGGCATTTGCACCCGCAATGAGAAGACGATTGACGAACTCGTCACGAAATTTAACCTGGACCGCAACCTTTGCTTTACCAATTTCGAGGACGTGCCGGGAAGGGAAGACGTGGATGCCATCCATATTGTGACCCCCGTTCCTGAGCATGCCCAGATGACGCTGGCTTCGCTCAATGCGAACAAGCATACGGCTTGCACCATTCCCATGGCTACAAGCGTGGAAGACTGCCGGGCCATCGTGGAGGCAAAAAGAAGGACCGGGAAAGTATATATGATGATGGAAACCGCCCTGTACACCCGTGAATTCCTGTACGGGCTGGAACTGGCCAACAGCGGGCAGCTCGGGCGTATCCAGTTTGTAAGGGGATCCCATATACAGGATATGAGCATGGAAGGCTGGGCGGAGTACTGGAAAGGCTTCCCGCCCATGCACAACGGTACGCACGCTATTTCTCCCCTGCTGCGTATTAATAATACAAAGGCGGAAACAGTAGTTTGCCACGGATCAGGCAGGCTGAGCGAAGACCTGGCCAGCAGGTACGGATCTCCCTTTGCTGTGGAAACAGCCACCTTCACCCTGAAGAATTCGGACGTTATCGCTGAAGCTACCCGCTCCCTGTTTGACGTGGTCAGGCAGTACCGCGAAAGCTACGATGTTTACGGTACTAAAATGTCCTTCGAATGGGAGCAGCTGCAAGATGAAGACCATGTGATATTTGACGGAGGCGAGAACGCCAGGCGAATAGCCGTGCCGGATACCGATCAGCTGCTGATAAACGAGATCGCGAACTTCACCAAAAGGGAAAAGATCGATGATCCTAACCATGTGTCTTTCCTGCAGGGCGCCGGTCACGGAGGTTCACATCCCCACCTGGTCCAGGAATTCGTGGCGGCCATCGTGGAAAACCGGAATTCAGCCGTGGACGCGGATCTTGCGGCGAATTATACCTGCGCCGGGATCTGCGCGCATGAGTCGGCAATGAATAATGGTAAGAGAATAAGCATACCTGATTTTGAATAA
- a CDS encoding PVC-type heme-binding CxxCH protein, protein MKGISCIFLLCCLFFSSCTDNSPRRAEVLFLGHKSEHHHSDKYAPWLAVRLFQDGINMTYTTSLDDLNEENLAKYDGLIIYANHDSISSSQESALKNFVEGGKGLIPLHCATGCFKNSDWYIEAIGGQFASHETGRFKATIVDTAHAVMQGIPEFTTWDETYVHQRLNPDMTVLTERVEGDHREPYTWVREQGKGRIFYTAYGHNDSTWTNDGFLDLVTNGVLWALGGQVQEQITALNIPEVSIYDLDTMSDFTRRYLVPEMQKALTPEESMKLVQVPVDFKVELFAAEPDITNPIAMSWDERGRLWIVESVDYPNTFLETDGEANDRIKICEDTDGDGKADKFTVFADSLNIPTSIVFAGGGIIVSQAPHFVFMKDTDGDDKADVRENIITGWGKNDTHAGPSNLVYGFDNKVWGVLGFSGFNGTVDGRHMSFGQGVYRFNPDGSDFEYLASTSNNTWGLGFTEENNVFISTANNTHSAWYSMPQKYMARELPGGRQVQAVQKIDGHYDVHALTPNLRQVDVVGGFTAAAGHHFYTARNYPKEYWNRIAFVSEPTVRLVHSAIIEPDGSGFTEKDGWNLMAGSDEWFGPVQAQVGPDGAVWVADWYNFIIQHNVFVPAQAPSELVLPFTEQPHGQGNAFESPLRDINHGRIYRVVYKEADKPSYPELSVDDPAGLVNALKNDNMFWRMTAQRLLVGSADLSAVQEDLFSLVASQDVDEIGLNSPAVHALWTLHGLGAFEQPGGAALQVAVKALSHPAAGVRKAAVEVLPKNAETAKAVLESGILNDPDLNTRVSAFLAIAALPASEELGREIYQATQDTINANDKWLPSAMLAAAAAHQDGFLSASSGGSAGGQAAGSEASLSRRIASSLSNEEYRLNGRDVLRHPPHVAGKAISVSATVSRRDNKPLEGLILAQGNKTDGYGLFVSDGKLSLVVNQDGKAYTATSSRSLPDRFELVARLDEGGAMSILVNGREVASGKAPSLFTSDLQNPVRTGREPDESAGIADYEGAFDFSGGLQDLSLKFTAGAAKAGDKEAAAAGGEAVIISMGVVPDLMQYNKKAFTVKAGQRVIIEFENNDAMQHNMLIIKPGTLEKVGAAADDLARNPKDTKKQYVPEIPEVMYATDLLNPGEMATLEFTAPEKPGDYPFVCTFPGHWRGMNGIMKVE, encoded by the coding sequence ATGAAAGGGATATCCTGTATTTTTCTTCTATGTTGCTTGTTCTTCAGCAGCTGCACCGACAATTCGCCCCGCAGGGCGGAAGTTCTTTTTCTTGGGCATAAGAGTGAACACCATCATTCTGATAAGTATGCGCCCTGGCTCGCCGTCAGGTTGTTCCAGGATGGGATCAACATGACCTATACCACCAGCCTGGATGACCTCAACGAGGAAAACCTGGCTAAGTATGACGGGCTGATCATCTACGCGAACCATGACAGTATCTCGTCTTCCCAGGAAAGCGCGCTGAAGAATTTCGTGGAAGGAGGAAAGGGCCTGATCCCGCTTCATTGTGCCACCGGCTGCTTTAAGAATTCGGACTGGTATATAGAAGCTATCGGAGGACAGTTTGCCTCTCATGAGACCGGCCGGTTCAAGGCAACGATCGTGGATACCGCGCATGCGGTCATGCAGGGAATCCCGGAGTTTACCACCTGGGACGAAACCTATGTGCATCAGCGGTTGAACCCGGATATGACGGTGCTGACTGAAAGGGTGGAAGGAGATCACCGCGAGCCTTATACCTGGGTCAGGGAACAGGGGAAAGGCCGGATATTTTACACCGCCTATGGCCATAATGACAGTACCTGGACCAATGACGGGTTCCTGGACCTGGTGACCAACGGCGTGCTTTGGGCGCTGGGCGGCCAGGTGCAGGAACAAATTACTGCACTGAACATCCCGGAGGTGTCCATTTATGACCTGGATACCATGTCTGATTTTACCAGGCGCTACCTGGTGCCTGAAATGCAGAAGGCGCTGACGCCGGAAGAATCCATGAAGCTGGTGCAGGTGCCGGTAGATTTCAAGGTGGAACTGTTTGCTGCGGAACCCGATATAACGAATCCCATTGCCATGTCCTGGGACGAGCGGGGACGGCTGTGGATCGTGGAGTCAGTAGATTACCCGAATACCTTCCTTGAAACGGACGGGGAAGCCAATGACCGGATCAAGATCTGCGAAGATACCGACGGCGACGGCAAAGCTGATAAATTCACCGTATTTGCCGACAGCCTGAATATTCCAACCAGCATTGTATTTGCCGGCGGCGGCATTATTGTATCCCAGGCGCCGCATTTCGTTTTTATGAAAGATACGGACGGGGATGATAAGGCGGATGTGCGCGAGAATATCATTACCGGCTGGGGTAAGAATGATACCCATGCAGGGCCCTCCAACCTGGTATACGGCTTTGATAACAAGGTATGGGGCGTACTGGGCTTTTCGGGCTTTAACGGTACTGTGGACGGCAGGCATATGAGCTTCGGGCAGGGGGTTTACCGCTTCAATCCCGATGGCAGCGATTTCGAATACCTGGCTTCTACCAGTAATAATACCTGGGGCCTGGGCTTTACCGAAGAGAACAACGTATTTATTTCTACAGCGAATAACACGCACAGCGCCTGGTACTCCATGCCTCAAAAATACATGGCAAGGGAGCTGCCCGGCGGAAGGCAGGTGCAGGCCGTGCAAAAGATCGACGGCCATTATGATGTCCACGCCCTGACCCCGAACCTGCGGCAGGTGGATGTGGTAGGAGGTTTTACCGCAGCGGCGGGCCATCATTTTTATACAGCCAGGAACTATCCGAAGGAATACTGGAACCGGATCGCCTTTGTATCGGAGCCCACGGTAAGGCTGGTACATAGCGCCATTATTGAGCCGGACGGCTCGGGCTTTACCGAAAAAGACGGCTGGAACCTGATGGCGGGCTCGGACGAATGGTTTGGACCGGTGCAGGCCCAGGTTGGCCCGGACGGCGCTGTTTGGGTGGCCGACTGGTATAACTTTATTATTCAGCATAATGTATTTGTTCCGGCGCAGGCGCCTTCTGAACTGGTATTGCCCTTTACCGAGCAGCCGCACGGGCAGGGAAACGCCTTTGAAAGCCCTCTTCGGGATATTAATCACGGACGTATATATCGCGTGGTCTACAAGGAAGCGGATAAACCTTCTTATCCCGAATTATCCGTGGATGATCCTGCCGGACTGGTGAATGCGCTGAAGAATGACAATATGTTCTGGCGAATGACTGCCCAGCGCTTGCTGGTAGGGTCCGCGGACCTTTCAGCGGTGCAGGAAGATTTATTCAGCCTGGTAGCCAGCCAGGACGTTGACGAAATAGGCTTGAACAGCCCGGCGGTACATGCCTTATGGACACTTCACGGCCTCGGCGCTTTTGAACAGCCCGGCGGAGCCGCTCTGCAGGTGGCGGTGAAGGCATTGTCTCATCCGGCTGCCGGGGTGCGGAAAGCGGCGGTGGAAGTACTGCCAAAAAATGCGGAAACCGCCAAAGCTGTGCTTGAAAGCGGGATCCTGAATGATCCCGACCTCAACACAAGGGTTTCGGCCTTCCTGGCTATTGCCGCACTCCCTGCTTCGGAAGAACTCGGCCGGGAAATATACCAGGCCACGCAGGACACAATAAACGCGAACGATAAATGGCTCCCAAGCGCAATGCTGGCTGCCGCCGCCGCGCACCAGGACGGATTCCTTTCAGCTTCTTCCGGCGGGAGCGCCGGAGGCCAGGCCGCAGGTTCGGAGGCAAGCCTCTCCCGGCGGATCGCCTCGTCCCTGTCCAATGAAGAATACCGGCTGAACGGAAGGGACGTGCTGCGCCACCCGCCGCATGTTGCGGGGAAAGCGATTTCGGTCAGCGCTACCGTGAGCCGCCGGGATAATAAGCCGCTGGAGGGACTGATCCTGGCTCAGGGTAATAAAACGGACGGCTATGGCTTGTTCGTCAGCGATGGAAAGCTTAGCCTGGTGGTGAACCAGGACGGAAAAGCCTATACAGCAACTTCTTCCCGTTCCCTGCCGGACCGCTTTGAATTGGTAGCACGGCTGGATGAAGGGGGCGCAATGAGCATCCTGGTAAACGGCCGGGAAGTGGCTTCCGGGAAAGCGCCTTCCCTGTTTACTTCGGACTTACAGAACCCTGTTCGCACAGGGCGTGAACCGGATGAAAGTGCGGGGATAGCAGATTACGAAGGCGCCTTTGATTTTTCGGGCGGCCTGCAGGATCTTTCCCTGAAATTTACGGCCGGCGCCGCTAAAGCCGGTGATAAAGAAGCGGCAGCAGCCGGCGGCGAAGCCGTTATTATCAGCATGGGCGTTGTTCCGGACCTGATGCAGTACAACAAGAAGGCGTTTACGGTAAAGGCAGGGCAGCGGGTGATCATTGAATTTGAGAACAATGATGCCATGCAGCACAATATGCTGATCATAAAGCCCGGCACGCTTGAAAAAGTGGGCGCGGCAGCCGATGACCTGGCCCGGAACCCTAAGGATACGAAGAAACAATATGTTCCGGAAATACCGGAAGTAATGTATGCCACGGACCTGCTAAATCCCGGCGAAATGGCTACTTTAGAGTTTACAGCGCCGGAAAAACCCGGTGATTACCCCTTTGTATGCACGTTCCCGGGACACTGGCGCGGCATGAACGGAATAATGAAAGTTGAATAA
- a CDS encoding RagB/SusD family nutrient uptake outer membrane protein, with amino-acid sequence MKKHISIIRTTVLIGFISFFSACSDFLEQEPDAIIDEEQVFEDEGMIKSVLANFYGRVTWAQNISDSYSYTILDEAGKSDSGPDNIQDYSNELWRVYDYTLIRNMNQFLEGLRTTTVIGEEARLAYEGELRFLRAWLYFNMVRGMGGMPIVGDEVFEFNGTTTDITALQYPRSTEAELYDYIIAECEAVTEYLPEEPSVNAARATKWAAQMLKARAAVYAGSIANYNNKMPNPISTPGGEVGIPADRAEGYYQQALEAAEEVINSGVYRLNMTNPDDLGRSFYEATSVKNSNNEVIWARDYKYPGQTVGFTRENIPASHAEDIDRAYAGPILNLVEDFEYTDNRDGSIRTRDAQGNYIFYDSPEDAFANKDARLWGSVIYPGAVFKGSPVVLQAGQKYLENGTWRTRTGQPGETDDDGRLLTSVNGPVTSNQQFINKTGFFFRKFMDETRGASTRGRNSDMWFPRFRYAEALMIACEASFELGQTADALNYINQIRERAGIQELQTITFEDIVREYRVEFAFEDHRYWDLKRWRLAHEVWNGVQNSPTAQQYALFPYLVVAPGTPNDGQWVFDKQPFTNSPHPRNFQMRNYYNFIDQAWINNNPKLVRNPYQ; translated from the coding sequence ATGAAAAAGCATATATCAATAATACGTACTACGGTGCTGATCGGGTTTATATCCTTCTTCAGCGCTTGTTCGGATTTCCTTGAGCAGGAGCCGGATGCGATCATCGATGAAGAACAGGTTTTTGAAGATGAAGGGATGATCAAATCCGTCCTGGCCAATTTTTACGGCAGGGTTACCTGGGCGCAGAACATAAGCGATTCCTATTCTTATACCATTCTGGATGAGGCGGGAAAGTCCGACAGCGGGCCCGATAATATCCAGGACTACAGCAACGAATTATGGCGCGTTTACGATTATACGCTGATCCGGAATATGAACCAGTTCCTGGAAGGGTTGCGCACCACAACGGTTATCGGTGAAGAGGCAAGGCTGGCCTACGAAGGGGAACTACGGTTTCTCCGGGCATGGTTGTATTTCAATATGGTTCGGGGAATGGGAGGAATGCCTATCGTGGGCGACGAAGTGTTTGAATTCAACGGTACCACCACGGATATTACCGCCTTGCAATATCCCCGGTCCACGGAAGCGGAACTCTACGATTATATCATCGCCGAATGCGAAGCGGTTACGGAGTATCTGCCGGAAGAACCTTCTGTCAATGCCGCAAGAGCTACCAAATGGGCCGCTCAGATGCTCAAGGCACGAGCCGCCGTTTATGCAGGTTCAATTGCTAACTATAATAACAAAATGCCCAACCCGATCAGCACGCCGGGCGGGGAAGTAGGCATTCCGGCCGATCGCGCCGAAGGCTATTATCAACAGGCCCTGGAAGCGGCGGAAGAAGTCATCAACAGCGGCGTCTACAGGCTGAATATGACCAATCCGGATGATCTGGGACGCAGTTTTTACGAGGCCACCAGTGTGAAGAACAGTAATAACGAAGTGATCTGGGCCCGGGATTATAAATATCCCGGACAGACGGTGGGCTTTACAAGGGAGAATATTCCGGCCTCCCATGCCGAGGATATCGATCGGGCCTACGCCGGTCCGATCCTCAACCTGGTGGAAGACTTTGAGTATACCGATAACCGGGACGGAAGCATTCGCACCAGGGACGCCCAGGGGAATTATATCTTCTATGACAGTCCTGAAGACGCTTTCGCGAACAAGGATGCGCGGTTATGGGGATCGGTGATTTATCCCGGCGCGGTGTTCAAAGGGAGCCCGGTTGTATTGCAGGCGGGCCAGAAATACCTGGAAAACGGTACCTGGAGAACCAGAACCGGGCAGCCGGGGGAAACCGATGATGATGGCCGGCTGCTGACTTCGGTGAACGGGCCAGTTACCTCGAATCAACAATTTATCAATAAGACCGGCTTCTTTTTCCGCAAATTCATGGACGAAACCAGGGGTGCATCCACCCGCGGAAGGAACAGCGATATGTGGTTTCCCCGCTTCCGGTATGCCGAGGCTTTAATGATCGCCTGCGAGGCTTCGTTCGAACTGGGACAAACCGCCGATGCATTGAACTACATCAACCAAATCCGCGAACGGGCCGGTATCCAGGAATTGCAAACAATCACCTTTGAAGACATCGTCCGGGAATACCGGGTTGAATTTGCATTCGAGGACCATCGCTACTGGGATCTGAAGAGGTGGCGGCTGGCCCACGAGGTTTGGAATGGTGTACAGAACAGCCCTACCGCGCAGCAGTATGCTTTATTCCCGTACCTGGTGGTAGCCCCAGGCACTCCCAATGACGGCCAATGGGTATTTGACAAGCAGCCCTTTACCAATTCCCCTCACCCGCGGAATTTCCAGATGAGGAATTATTATAACTTCATTGACCAGGCTTGGATAAATAATAATCCAAAATTGGTAAGAAATCCATATCAATAA
- a CDS encoding ThuA domain-containing protein, giving the protein MRIKLFFFLMALGAFSACSQPDEPIRTLIVGGGASHDFDRWYRGADVATLEKEGLAEVTYTDQVDSILSYLPGIDVLLLTNNQPMEDPALRKAIFDFVGSGKGLVLAHAATWYNWEDWPEYNKQLVGGGSRGHNPYGPFEVSVTAGHPVTENVPEKFSLEDELYYIKTDAEGPGMDVLATGKAEGSEDIFPVLWVTPNPDARIVGFTLGHDSKSHDLPAYQTILRNAVTWAAGK; this is encoded by the coding sequence ATGAGAATAAAATTGTTTTTCTTTTTAATGGCATTGGGCGCATTTTCCGCCTGCAGCCAGCCTGATGAACCTATCCGGACGCTTATTGTTGGCGGCGGGGCCTCGCATGATTTTGACCGCTGGTACCGCGGGGCAGACGTGGCTACGCTGGAAAAAGAAGGCCTTGCCGAGGTAACCTATACCGACCAGGTGGATTCCATCCTTTCTTACCTGCCCGGGATTGACGTGCTGCTGCTGACCAATAATCAGCCGATGGAAGATCCCGCCCTTCGCAAAGCGATCTTTGATTTTGTAGGATCCGGAAAAGGATTGGTATTGGCGCATGCGGCCACCTGGTACAACTGGGAAGACTGGCCCGAATACAATAAACAACTGGTAGGAGGCGGGTCCCGCGGCCATAATCCCTATGGGCCATTCGAGGTAAGCGTGACTGCCGGCCATCCTGTTACAGAGAATGTGCCGGAGAAATTCTCGCTTGAAGACGAGCTTTACTATATAAAGACGGATGCGGAAGGGCCTGGCATGGACGTGCTGGCTACCGGGAAGGCGGAGGGTTCCGAAGACATTTTTCCGGTGCTTTGGGTGACGCCTAATCCGGATGCAAGGATCGTTGGCTTTACCCTTGGCCATGACAGCAAATCGCATGATCTGCCCGCTTACCAGACGATCCTGCGAAATGCGGTGACCTGGGCGGCCGGTAAATAA
- a CDS encoding sugar phosphate isomerase/epimerase family protein: MNKRSIQFGVSTFVWVSPFDTAAFDLAYKVKDMGFDILEVAVEQQELINWEKLRELMRETGLKVTISGAFGAERDISSEDPRIREQGLSYITDCVRIAEKMESPVFCGPVYSAVGKTRPVPEEQKKRERDWCVENLRKAASVAADCGVVIGLEPLNRFESDMVNTTDQALSIVKEVSDPFVKIALDTFHCNIEEKNIPAAIRKVGKDLLCHIQGNESDRGTPGTGHLDWPGIKEALDEIGYEGAVVIETFGAPSKELARAACIWRPLAGSPDELAREGLAFYKELFS; encoded by the coding sequence TTGAATAAACGCAGCATACAGTTCGGCGTAAGCACCTTTGTTTGGGTGTCTCCTTTTGATACGGCTGCCTTTGACCTGGCTTACAAGGTCAAAGACATGGGTTTTGATATCCTGGAGGTAGCCGTGGAACAGCAGGAACTGATCAATTGGGAAAAGCTCAGGGAACTTATGCGGGAAACCGGCCTGAAAGTGACCATCAGCGGGGCATTCGGCGCCGAAAGGGATATCTCCAGCGAAGATCCCCGTATTCGCGAACAGGGCCTCAGTTATATAACCGATTGCGTCCGCATCGCCGAAAAGATGGAAAGTCCTGTTTTCTGCGGGCCCGTCTATTCCGCGGTGGGCAAGACAAGGCCGGTTCCGGAAGAACAAAAAAAGCGCGAGCGGGACTGGTGCGTGGAAAACCTTCGCAAGGCTGCCAGCGTGGCGGCGGACTGCGGGGTGGTTATTGGCCTGGAGCCGCTGAACCGTTTCGAGAGCGATATGGTAAATACTACGGACCAGGCGTTATCCATCGTAAAGGAAGTTTCCGATCCTTTTGTTAAAATTGCACTTGATACATTTCATTGTAATATCGAGGAGAAGAATATCCCGGCTGCTATTCGGAAAGTGGGTAAAGACCTGCTTTGCCATATCCAGGGAAATGAGAGCGACCGCGGCACACCGGGAACCGGGCACCTTGACTGGCCTGGCATAAAGGAAGCGCTGGATGAGATCGGGTATGAGGGCGCTGTGGTTATTGAAACCTTCGGCGCGCCTTCAAAGGAACTCGCCCGGGCGGCCTGTATCTGGCGGCCGCTTGCGGGCAGCCCCGACGAACTTGCCCGCGAGGGCCTGGCCTTTTATAAGGAATTATTCAGCTGA
- a CDS encoding family 43 glycosylhydrolase, producing the protein MKNTRLLLLAALAACGIYSCSPGGGNKEEKSRSGLAQDEQAQGIVNPVLAGDRPDPTVVKIGDTYWASATSNEWSPLFPIFKSTDLVNWELVTYVFPEGAPDWARNNFWAPELAYDEEQGKVYIYYTARDKETGRLSCAVASADSPEGPYLDHGPLVAQELGSIDAFEARDENGKLYLLWKEDGNSRDQPTPIWAQEINESRTELLGEPKELFRNDKPWEGQLVEGVAIFRKDDYFYATYSAGACCNKECNYKAGVARAKNLLGPWEKYEKNPILKDNESFRCPGHGTVVEKDGDLYYLYHAYSTKSDVYVGRQGVLEKISWTEDGWPVVANDAVFSRETGSLDFTDDFSGASLQPIWQWRVTQDISYETGPEGLKLGASEENQQLGTVLVQLTKTLDYQATATLDLTAAGTGAEGGLALVGADNNGFGAPLAAIGISAGKDGVKVWKTTQGETSLIAGAPLPEDLSNIPLRMEVAEGHLLSFSIEKDGAWESLATGIDAAPFVPWGMGFRLGLVAKGNPSQTLNFKKFELVNE; encoded by the coding sequence ATGAAAAATACCCGACTACTTCTGCTGGCCGCTTTAGCGGCCTGCGGCATTTATTCATGCAGCCCCGGCGGCGGGAACAAGGAAGAAAAATCCCGGTCCGGACTGGCGCAGGACGAACAGGCACAGGGAATTGTCAACCCGGTGCTTGCCGGCGACCGGCCCGACCCTACGGTGGTAAAGATCGGCGATACCTATTGGGCTTCGGCCACTTCCAACGAGTGGTCGCCCTTATTTCCTATTTTTAAATCAACTGACCTGGTAAACTGGGAGCTGGTAACCTATGTCTTCCCGGAAGGCGCGCCGGATTGGGCCAGGAATAATTTCTGGGCTCCCGAGCTGGCTTATGACGAAGAACAGGGGAAAGTCTATATCTACTACACGGCCCGCGACAAAGAAACCGGGCGCTTAAGCTGCGCCGTGGCCAGCGCTGACAGCCCCGAAGGCCCTTACCTTGATCACGGGCCCCTGGTTGCCCAGGAACTGGGGTCTATCGATGCCTTTGAGGCCCGGGACGAGAACGGGAAGCTGTACCTGCTCTGGAAGGAAGACGGAAACAGCCGCGATCAGCCTACGCCCATCTGGGCCCAGGAGATCAATGAAAGCCGTACCGAACTTTTGGGCGAGCCAAAAGAATTATTTCGCAATGATAAACCCTGGGAAGGCCAGCTAGTAGAAGGTGTGGCTATTTTCCGCAAAGATGATTATTTCTACGCCACCTATTCCGCAGGCGCCTGCTGTAACAAGGAGTGTAATTACAAAGCAGGGGTGGCGCGCGCCAAAAACCTGCTGGGCCCCTGGGAAAAATATGAAAAGAACCCCATTCTTAAAGACAATGAAAGTTTCCGCTGCCCGGGCCACGGCACGGTGGTGGAAAAGGACGGCGACCTTTATTACCTTTACCATGCCTACAGCACTAAGAGCGATGTATACGTAGGCCGCCAGGGCGTGCTTGAAAAGATCAGCTGGACCGAAGACGGCTGGCCCGTGGTGGCGAATGACGCGGTATTCAGCAGGGAAACAGGGTCGCTTGATTTTACCGATGATTTCAGCGGCGCCAGCCTGCAGCCAATCTGGCAATGGCGCGTTACCCAGGATATCAGCTATGAAACCGGGCCGGAAGGATTGAAGCTTGGCGCTTCGGAAGAAAATCAACAGCTTGGAACGGTGCTGGTCCAGCTAACCAAAACACTCGATTACCAGGCAACCGCCACGCTTGACCTGACCGCTGCCGGAACCGGGGCGGAAGGAGGGCTTGCCCTCGTGGGCGCCGATAATAACGGCTTTGGAGCGCCGCTGGCAGCCATTGGCATTTCCGCAGGCAAAGACGGAGTAAAGGTCTGGAAAACCACGCAGGGCGAAACGAGCCTTATTGCCGGGGCCCCCCTTCCGGAAGATCTTTCGAACATTCCGCTCAGGATGGAAGTTGCGGAAGGCCATCTGTTAAGCTTTTCCATCGAAAAGGACGGAGCATGGGAAAGCCTGGCAACCGGGATAGACGCTGCTCCGTTTGTCCCCTGGGGAATGGGATTCCGGTTGGGGCTGGTAGCGAAGGGAAACCCCTCTCAAACCCTGAACTTTAAAAAATTTGAACTCGTAAATGAATAG
- a CDS encoding DUF3823 domain-containing protein, whose product MKRFILATLGLSLLVAGGCGLDNYAEPKSKLLGQITYNGEPLGLRGTGEAVQLQLYQDGYELRAPIPVYVAQDGSFEATLFDGQYKLVTRDNNGPWVNDRDTTVVNVSGSTEVALEVTPYFTLSDVSLSLDGESLNATFTVNEVVENATIEYAMVLLSNTSFVDDITYSAREDLRDVTVGSAMEISVDLSENEGFKAGKPLFARVGLRTVGADQAIYSQVVRLR is encoded by the coding sequence ATGAAACGATTTATATTAGCGACGCTGGGGCTGTCTCTGCTGGTTGCAGGCGGCTGCGGACTTGACAATTATGCTGAACCTAAGTCTAAATTATTGGGACAGATCACGTATAACGGGGAACCTTTAGGCCTTCGCGGCACGGGCGAAGCCGTGCAGTTGCAGTTGTACCAGGACGGATACGAGCTGCGCGCACCCATACCAGTCTATGTGGCTCAGGATGGTTCGTTTGAAGCGACCTTGTTTGACGGCCAGTATAAACTGGTTACCCGGGATAATAACGGGCCCTGGGTCAATGACCGCGATACAACGGTAGTAAACGTGAGCGGAAGTACGGAGGTAGCGCTGGAAGTTACGCCTTATTTCACGCTTTCTGATGTGTCCCTTTCCCTGGACGGAGAGAGCCTGAATGCCACCTTTACCGTGAACGAGGTAGTTGAAAATGCAACGATTGAATACGCCATGGTACTGCTAAGCAATACCTCGTTTGTAGACGATATCACCTACAGCGCCCGGGAAGATCTGAGAGACGTTACGGTGGGGAGCGCAATGGAAATATCCGTGGATCTTTCCGAAAACGAGGGATTCAAAGCCGGAAAGCCCTTGTTCGCCCGTGTTGGCCTTCGTACCGTAGGTGCTGACCAGGCCATTTATTCACAAGTTGTACGCCTGCGTTAG